From the genome of Nicotiana sylvestris chromosome 2, ASM39365v2, whole genome shotgun sequence, one region includes:
- the LOC138885499 gene encoding uncharacterized protein, translated as MIKQTKNFKAEREHCYAEMTQLEKDLQQLQEQNHIAEQTLEARAQQIGHLLQEKGVIREKVGFKMRKFDLYGGQGDPVAHLRRFCSKMRGAGGKEELLIACFSLSLSVTALERYTRQDHSRWYTWDDLAQAFTCHFQYNLEIIPDHLSLTKIEKKPSESFREYDFHWREQAARVDPPMKESEMVDYFLQALETTYYGHLVLAIDKSFNKVVKMGGMVEKGLKSNKILSYSAIKATTQAIQNGTGGVIGKKKKEDVATIDSGACCEYCSGTSGHDTEKCWHLKNAIQELIDTNRIEVQTPKAPNINQNPLPTHQETNIIEIVHKVGEPKKPSQTVMMIRSSEVKLDEKPTIERSVNKLSGTNGEPSAVVKKGSPSDVAAKQEKPKVVVPGVANKPVVIVEGARTDPVVIKPVTQLPIVNSKAVPWNYERVTVTYKGKEVKEAHGLTRSGRCFALEELRKAKSFKDNPLRKTPAQILLFSLLIYSDEHRHALMKILNESHVPDKISMIHLEKIANKIFEVNRVTFSDDELHVEGTKHNRALYLMVKCEDSVVTRVLVDNGSSANICPLSTLNKLKVDDERIHKNNISVRGFDGGGKDSVGDIVLELTIGPVEFTMEFQEIIVHGEDNLCAHSDAVVPFIEVEDDKGPWVYQVFEIVSVEKIPEGKCVPIPKVTAASVMMAFEMPKNSFVPGKGMGASLQGIIQPMSLPKNLGTFGLGFKPTTVDVKRSRKLKQRAWALPKPIPRHFRLFVKPGARKRPVTTVPSSVVGVDEELIERFERLFDNVNMVEVGAGSNKQMYSLLGRVQSLTIGRLLLSLPDRSSGSLL; from the exons atgatcaagcagacAAAAAACTTTAAGgcagaaagagaacactgttatgCAGAGATGACACAGTTAGAAAAAGATCTccaacaacttcaagaacagaatcatatagctgaacaaactttggaagctagggcccaacagattgggcatttgttgcaagaaaagggcgtcataagagaaaaGG TGGGATTCAAAATGCGCAAATTTGATCTGTATGGCGGGCAAGGAGACCCGGTGGCCCATTTGAGGAGattttgcagtaaaatgagaggagccggtGGGAAAGAAGAGTTGTTGATAGCATGCTTTAGCTTGAGTCTGAGCGTCACGGCGTTGGAGaggtacactcgtcaggatcacagcagatggtatacgtgggatgatttggcccaagcattcacttgtcatttccaatacaacctcgaGATCATTCCAGATCATTTATCTCTGActaagattgagaaaaagcctagtgaaagtttcagggaatacgatttccattggagagagcaagcggctagggttgaccctccaatgaaagagagcgaaatggtagattactttttgcaggctctaGAGACAACTTACTACGGCCATCTGGTATTGGCCATAGACAAGTCCTTCAAcaaggtagtgaagatgggtggcatggtagAAAAAGGGCTTAAGtcaaacaaaatcctgagctactcggctattaaggcaactacccaagccattcaaaatggtactgggggagtaatcggaaagaagaagaaagaagatgtggcaacaatTGATTCAGGAGCATG ttgtgaatattgttctggtacttcggggcatgatacggagaagtgctggcacttgaaaaatgccatccaAGAGCTAATTGAtactaaccggattgaagtccaaactccaaaggcacccaacatcaaccagaacccgttgccaaCTCATCAGGAGACAAACATaatcgagatagtgcataaggtaggggagcccaagaagccttcacagaccgtcatgatgattcggtctagtgagGTCAAGCTAGATGAAAAACCAACAATTGAGagatcagtgaacaagttgagcgGGACAAATGGTGAACCATCTGCAGTAGTCAAGAAGGGGTCCCCGAGTGATGTTGCAGCAAAACAAGAAAAgccaaaagtggttgtgccaggagtggcaaacaagcctgtcgtaattgtagagggtgcccgtacggatcctgtcgtcatcaagcctgtaacccaACTGccaatagtcaacagcaaggctgtcccgtggaattatgaacgagtgacggtgacctacaagggaaaagaagttaaagagGCCCATGGATTAAcccgttcggggagatgctttgccttggaagagttaaggaaagctaaaagcttcaaagataaccca ttgagaaagacgcctgctcagattTTACTGTTTTCATTGTTAATCTACTCAGACGAGCATCGTCATGccttgatgaaaatcttgaatgagtctcatgttcctgacaaaatctcaatGATCCATCTAGAAAAgattgccaacaaaatatttgaggtgaacagagtcactttctctgatgatgagttacaTGTGGAAGGTActaagcacaatagagccctctatcttatggtgaaatgtgaagattccgtggttaccagggtattggttgacaatggttctagtgcaaacatttgccctctctctactctgaacaagttgaaagtggatgatgagaggattcataaGAACAATATCTCGGTTCGGGGAtttgatggtggagggaaagattcagttggtgatatagtgcttgagttgacaataggaccggttgaattcaccatggagttccag GAAATCATTGTAcatggcgaggataatttgtgtgctcacagtgatgccgttgtcccgttcattgaggttgaagatgacaaagggccttgggtctatcagGTTTTTGAAATAGTGTCAgtcgagaaaattccagaagggaaatgcgTCCCAATTCCAAAggtaaccgccgcatcagtcatgatGGCTTTTGAAATGCCGAAAAATAGTTTTGTACCTGGTAAGGGtatgggtgcatctctgcagggtatcATACAACCGATGTCTCTCCCTAAAAACTTGGGTACATTTGGTCTAGGATTCAAACCCACAACCGTAGATGTGAAAAGGtctagaaagttgaaacagagggcgtGGGCACTGCCAAAGCCTATCCCACGTCACTTTAGGTTGTTTGTCAAGCCTGGTGCTAGGAAACGCCCAGTgacaacagttcccagttctgtAGTTGGCGttgatgaagagttaattgaaaggttcgagaggtTGTTCGacaatgtgaacatggtggaagttggagcAGGTTCTAACAAGCAGATGTACAGTTTGTTGGGCCGAgtgcaaagcttaacaattggaaggctactcctctccctacccgaCAGGAGTtctggtagtttgctttga
- the LOC138885500 gene encoding uncharacterized protein: MPTGKLAKWQILLSEFNIVYITQKAVKGQALLDHLAENPVGAAYKPLKTYFPDKEVSFVGEDITEAYDGWRMFFDRAANFKGEGIGAVLVSEMGQHYLVQGEWAAKNSKIFPYLHHVQELRKRFMKIEFRYVPRIQNEFADALATLSSMIQHPDKNYIDPIPVKIHNHPAYYAHVEEEADGKPWFHDIKKSVEFRHIPQIHNVVVDALATLASMWHHPDKTCVDPLNIDVRDQHDYCNMVEEELDGEPWFYDINEYIKSGVYPVNATSDQKRTIRRLASGVFLSGGIFTRGLQI; encoded by the exons atgccgactgggaagttggctaaatggcaaatattactaaGTGAGTTCAATATCGTCTacataactcaaaaggcggtcaaaggacaagcattgttagatcacctcgctgaaaatccggtgggagcaGCATACAAACCTTTAAAgacatattttcctgataaagaagTGTCATTTGTAGGGGAAGATATTACCgaagcatatgatggttggaggatgttctttgatagaGCCGCTAATTTTAAAGGAgaaggcattggagcagttttggtatcagaaatgggtcagcactatctg gtacaaggagagtgggccgccaagaattccaagatatttccatatttgcatcatgtgcaggaattgagaaaaaggttcaTGAAGATAGAATTCAGatatgtgcccagaattcagaatgagtttgccgatgcattggccaccttgtcatctatgatacaacatccagataagaattacattgaccCCATTCCGGTGAAGATCCATAATCATCCGGCATAttatgctcatgtcgaggaagaagcagatggaaagccttggtttcatgacatcaaaaA GTCAGTAGAATTTAGGCATATTCCCCAGATTCATAATGTGGTTGTCGACGCCCTAGCTACTCTAGCATCAATGTGGCACCATCCAGATAAGACTTGCGTCGACCCTCTAAATATTGATGTTCGTGATCAACATGATTATTGTAATATGGTTGAAgaggaacttgatggtgaaccttgGTTCTATGATATCAACGAATATATCAAgtcgggggtatatccggtaaatgccacaagtgatcaaaagagaaccattcgacGTCTGGCTAGTGGAGTTTTCTTGAGTGGGGGAATCTTTACAAGAGGACTCCAGATCTAG